From a single Kryptolebias marmoratus isolate JLee-2015 linkage group LG6, ASM164957v2, whole genome shotgun sequence genomic region:
- the col8a1a gene encoding collagen, type VIII, alpha 1a encodes MSPLILALLQLVVFISCSGGAYYGHKPHSQPYQQIQHLQHMAMGKGGFPQQQYLGKEMPYMQYPHYRKELPQIPQIPQVPQVPILKGKENARKGVNYFGGQDKGLTIPSAVEGVPQGEAGPMGPPGPEGPPGPPGPPGNGQPGPVGQPGPQGPPGIPGVGKLGLPGLPGQRGGNGERGPQGKTGPRGEKGQAGQPGPKGPPGPPGLPGIGKPGMQGLPGQPGPKGEPGHKGLPGLPGLPGPKGDKGMGLPGQPGHKGLPGPQGPAGPRGLPGFGKPGLNGLPGPQGLPGHKGHPGEPGPPGPKGEVGLRGPPGLPGQGKPGQNGLPGQPGISGEKGHTGPPGLPGKPGLPGFGKPGLPGPKGDKGMGGSPGSPGPKGDKGLGGLPGILGPSGPSGPPGPPGSMGPPGSIGAPGPKGECGDEGPKGLDGSKGDLGLPGLPGKNGLPGDRGEPGPRGLLGPIGPKGADGHKGLPGMPGPAGVPGTRGQEGLPGEMGPQGPKGIPGLDGAAGPIGLPGLRGPKGENGPPGPPGIAEIGNPGLPGPIGPPGREGPSGPPGQPGQPGPPGPPGEPGFSPDMTGVLSHMGPGLDGVKAGSYGKKSKYGGNGAEVLSPSGLEMPAFTATATTPFPSVGAPVVFDKLLYNGRQNYNPQTGIFTCDVPGIYYFSYHIHCKGANVWAALMRNNEPVMYTYDEYKKGFLDQASGSAVLPLQPGDTVYIQMPSDQASGLYAGQYVHSSFSGYLLYPM; translated from the exons ATGTCCCCCCTCATCCTTGCTTTGCTACAGCTTGTAGTTTTTATAAGCTGTAGTGGTGGAGCATACTATGGGCACAAACCTCACTCCCAGCCGTACCAGCAAATACAGCACCTTCAGCATATGGCAATGGGCAAAGGAGGCTTCCCTCAGCAACAATACCTTGGCAAAGAAATGCCTTATATGCAATATCCACACTATAGAAAAGAGCTCCCCCAGATCCCCCAGATCCCCCAGGTCCCCCAGGTCCCCATACTCAAAGGCAAAGAAAATGCTCGGAAAGGGGTCAACTATTTTGGTGGCCAAGACAAAG GTTTGACGATCCCTAGTGCAGTTGAGGGAGTTCCCCAAGGAGAAGCAGGTCCAATGGGACCACCTGGACCAGAGGGACCTCCAGGACCTCCTGGACCACCAGGGAATGGACAGCCAGGTCCTGTAGGCCAACCTGGACCTCAGGGTCCACCTGGAATACCAGGAGTTGGGAAACTTGGTTTGCCTGGACTGCCAGGACAGCGAGGAGGAAATGGTGAGCGTGGACCACAGGGCAAAACCGGTCCCAGGGGAGAGAAAGGACAAGCTGGACAACCAGGGCCTAAGGGTCCCCCGGGACCCCCTGGGCTCCCAGGAATAGGTAAACCAGGGATGCAAGGATTACCTGGACAACCAGGGCCCAAAGGGGAGCCAGGTCACAAGGGATTGCCAGGACTTCCAGGATTACCAGGACCCAAAGGGGACAAAGGGATGGGACTGCCTGGACAACCTGGTCACAAAGGGCTTCCTGGGCCTCAAGGACCTGCTGGCCCAAGAGGGCTGCCTGGTTTTGGGAAACCAGGATTGAATGGGTTACCTGGTCCACAAGGATTGCCGGGACATAAAGGACATCCTGGGGAGCCAGGACCTCCAGGCCCTAAAGGAGAAGTAGGACTGCGTGGCCCACCAGGTCTACCTGGTCAAGGAAAGCCAGGTCAAAATGGCCTGCCAGGACAACCAGGGATATCTGGTGAGAAAGGTCATACAGGACCACCAGGTTTGCCAGGAAAACCAGGTTTGCCTGGATTTGGTAAACCAGGACTTCCAGGACCAAAGGGTGATAAAGGAATGGGTGGATCACCTGGATCTCCTGGACCTAAAGGAGATAAGGGTCTTGGTGGACTGCCTGGTATTCTTGGACCTTCTGGACCAAGTGGTCCACCAGGTCCCCCAGGCTCCATGGGACCCCCAGGAAGTATAGGTGCTCCTGGACCTAAAGGAGAATGTGGAGATGAGGGACCTAAAGGACTTGATGGGTCCAAGGGTGACCTTGGTCTTCCGGGACTTCCTGGTAAAAATGGTTTGCCTGGAGATCGCGGAGAACCAGGACCAAGAGGTCTGCTAGGACCAATTGGTCCCAAAGGAGCTGATGGGCATAAAGGTTTACCTGGAATGCCTGGACCCGCAGGAGTTCCTGGTACAAGAGGACAAGAGGGATTACCAGGTGAAATGGGGCCTCAAGGTCCTAAAGGAATTCCAGGACTGGATGGTGCAGCTGGACCTATTGGGCTTCCTGGTCTAAGGGGTCCTAAAGGGGAAAATGGTCCGCCTGGTCCACCAGGAATTGCAGAGATTGGGAATCCAGGCCTACCTGGTCCCATTGGACCCCCAGGAAGAGAAGGCCCATCCGGACCACCTGGTCAGCCAGGTCAGCCTGGCCCTCCTGGTCCACCTGGAGAACCTGGCTTCTCTCCGGACATGACTGGAGTGCTCTCTCATATGGGCCCAGGACTAGATGGTGTTAAAGCTGGAAGTTATGGTAAGAAGAGCAAATATGGTGGAAATGGGGCAGAAGTGTTGAGTCCCAGTGGGCTGGAAATGCCAGCCTTTACAGCCACAGCAACGACGCCGTTCCCATCTGTGGGCGCTCCCGTTGTTTTCGATAAGCTTTTGTACAACGGTCGGCAAAACTACAATCCCCAGACGGGAATTTTCACCTGTGATGTGCCTGGCATTTATTACTTTTCCTACCACATTCACTGCAAAGGAGCTAATGTGTGGGCGGCTTTAATGAGAAACAATGAGCCAGTGATGTATACGTATGATGAATACAAAAAGGGTTTCTTAGACCAAGCATCAGGAAGTGCTGTACTACCTCTACAACCTGGGGACACAGTGTATATTCAGATGCCCTCAGATCAGGCCTCAGGACTTTATGCTGGACAGTATGTCCATTCGTCTTTTTCGGGTTATTTGTTGTATCCAAtgtaa
- the jagn1a gene encoding protein jagunal homolog 1-A produces MTSRVGPRAASINGNNFKPRERVVPQYQMSASLKSEVQKLNLVHLLIWLLVAAQMTVSHLDLVSHDTVSMPYQWEYPYLLSLLPLLCSSLSLPNNNISYLVLSMLSAGLFSVTPLIYGGMEMFPVAQQLYRHGKAYRFIFGFSAVTVTYLVMVVAIQVHAWQLYYMKKLLDSWFNATQEKKKK; encoded by the exons ATGACTTCCCGTGTTGGCCCCAGAGCTGCCAGTATTAATGGAAATAACTTTAAACCCAGAGAGAGGGTGGTCCCCCAATACCAGATGAG CGCTTCTCTGAAGTCTGAGGTACAGAAGCTGAACCTGGTCCACCTCCTGATTTGGCTGCTTGTAGCCGCGCAAATGACCGTCAGCCACTTAGACCTGGTGTCGCATGACACGGTGTCCATGCCGTACCAGTGGGAGTACCCCTACCTGCTCAGCCTCCTCCCGCtgctctgcagcagcctgtcGCTCCCGAACAACAACATCAGTTACTTGGTCTTATCCATGCTGAGTGCCGGGCTGTTCTCAGTGACGCCTCTCATTTATGGAGGCATGGAGATGTTTCCTGTGGCACAGCAGCTCTACCGCCACGGGAAGGCCTACCGCTTCATCTTTGGCTTCTCGGCGGTGACCGTCACCTACCTCGTCATGGTGGTCGCGATTCAAGTACACGCCTGGCAGTTATATTACATGAAAAAACTGCTAGACTCGTGGTTCAACGCAACtcaggaaaagaagaagaagtag
- the tfg gene encoding protein TFG isoform X2: MNGQLDLSGKLIIKAQLGDDIRRIPIHNEDITYDELVLMMQRVFRGKLQSNDEVTIKYKDEDDDLITIFDSSDLSFAIQCSRILKLTLFVNGQPRPLESSQVKYLRRELIELRNKVNNLLDSLEPPSEPGLTSTAPESESVDGRDGKVVAADSSVKQAPPVSAASMSAFDPLKNQDEVNKNVISAFGLSEDQAPVAPAVAAEERSGTPDSIASSSSAAPQPGVAPQQQPPYAGVQQGPPAGMDGQVYQQYQAPGGYPPQQPGAPPQQQYGVQYSAGYSSQPGAPPPGPQQPQQQQQFQNYPPPTSQAPGPGPAPTPGFQGGQQQPHPPQGAQQYPPGAFPPQNYTSQASQPANYNMPPSSQPGSGYQPRPGFTPPPGNPGTPPPGAANPYARNRPPYGQGYTQPGPGYR; encoded by the exons ATGAACGGCCAGCTGGACCTGAGCGGGAAGCTGATCATCAAAGCCCAGCTGGGCGACGACATTAGACGCATTCCTATCCACAATGAAGACATTACATACGATGAGCTGGTGCTGATGATGCAGCGCGTCTTCCGGGGGAAGCTGCAGAGCAACGACGAGGTCACCATCAAATACAAGGATGAAG acgATGATCTCATCACTATCTTTGACAGCTCTGACCTGTCCTTTGCAATCCAGTGCAGTAGAATACTCAAACTGACATTATTTG TGAATGGTCAGCCGCGGCCCTTGGAATCCAGTCAGGTGAAATATTTGCGCAGAGAGCTGATCGAGCTCAGGAATAAAGTCAACAACCTCCTTGACAGCCTGGAGCCCCCCTCAGAGCCCGGTCTGACTTCTACAGCACCAGAAAGTG AGTCGGTGGACGGACGCGATGGAAAAGTTGTAGCAGCGGACTCTTCAGTGAAACAGGCCCCTCCGGTCAGTGCAGCCAGCATGTCGGCCTTTGACCCGTTAAAAAACCAGGACGAGGTCAACAAGAATGTCATTTCTGCTTTTGGTCTGAGCGAGGACCAGGCCCCAG TGGCCCCAGCGGTTGCGGCAGAGGAGCGCTCAGGAACACCTGACAGCATCGCCTCCTCCTCGTCTGCGGCGCCTCAGCCCGGAGTGGCCCCCCAGCAACAGCCCCCCTATGCTGGAGTACAGCAGGGACCCCCAGCTGGAATGGATG GTCAGGTGTATCAGCAGTACCAGGCTCCAGGTGGATACCCTCCTCAGCAACCAGGTGCACCACCGCAGCAGCAATACGGTGTGCAGTACTCTG CAGGATACAGCTCTCAGCCCGGAGCCCCTCCGCCCGGCCCTCaacagccgcagcagcagcagcagtttcagaACTACCCTCCACCCACCTCCCAGGCTCCAGGCCCAGGTCCTGCCCCAACCCCTGGCTTTCAGGGAGGTCAGCAGCAGCCCCATCCACCTCAGGGAGCCCAGCAGTATCCACCAGGAGCCTTCCCTCCCCAAAACTATACCTCCCAGGCCTCCCAGCCTGCCAACTACAACATGCCCCCGAGCTCCCAGCCTGGCTCGGGGTACCAACCCCGCCCAGGGTTCACCCCACCTCCAGGTAACCCTGGCACTCCTCCGCCTGGAGCTGCTAATCCCTACGCCCGCAACCGTCCCCCTTACGGGCAGGGCTATACTCAGCCAGGTCCTGGATACcggtaa
- the tfg gene encoding protein TFG isoform X1 — translation MNGQLDLSGKLIIKAQLGDDIRRIPIHNEDITYDELVLMMQRVFRGKLQSNDEVTIKYKDEDDDLITIFDSSDLSFAIQCSRILKLTLFVNGQPRPLESSQVKYLRRELIELRNKVNNLLDSLEPPSEPGLTSTAPESESVDGRDGKVVAADSSVKQAPPVSAASMSAFDPLKNQDEVNKNVISAFGLSEDQAPVVAPAVAAEERSGTPDSIASSSSAAPQPGVAPQQQPPYAGVQQGPPAGMDGQVYQQYQAPGGYPPQQPGAPPQQQYGVQYSAGYSSQPGAPPPGPQQPQQQQQFQNYPPPTSQAPGPGPAPTPGFQGGQQQPHPPQGAQQYPPGAFPPQNYTSQASQPANYNMPPSSQPGSGYQPRPGFTPPPGNPGTPPPGAANPYARNRPPYGQGYTQPGPGYR, via the exons ATGAACGGCCAGCTGGACCTGAGCGGGAAGCTGATCATCAAAGCCCAGCTGGGCGACGACATTAGACGCATTCCTATCCACAATGAAGACATTACATACGATGAGCTGGTGCTGATGATGCAGCGCGTCTTCCGGGGGAAGCTGCAGAGCAACGACGAGGTCACCATCAAATACAAGGATGAAG acgATGATCTCATCACTATCTTTGACAGCTCTGACCTGTCCTTTGCAATCCAGTGCAGTAGAATACTCAAACTGACATTATTTG TGAATGGTCAGCCGCGGCCCTTGGAATCCAGTCAGGTGAAATATTTGCGCAGAGAGCTGATCGAGCTCAGGAATAAAGTCAACAACCTCCTTGACAGCCTGGAGCCCCCCTCAGAGCCCGGTCTGACTTCTACAGCACCAGAAAGTG AGTCGGTGGACGGACGCGATGGAAAAGTTGTAGCAGCGGACTCTTCAGTGAAACAGGCCCCTCCGGTCAGTGCAGCCAGCATGTCGGCCTTTGACCCGTTAAAAAACCAGGACGAGGTCAACAAGAATGTCATTTCTGCTTTTGGTCTGAGCGAGGACCAGGCCCCAG TAGTGGCCCCAGCGGTTGCGGCAGAGGAGCGCTCAGGAACACCTGACAGCATCGCCTCCTCCTCGTCTGCGGCGCCTCAGCCCGGAGTGGCCCCCCAGCAACAGCCCCCCTATGCTGGAGTACAGCAGGGACCCCCAGCTGGAATGGATG GTCAGGTGTATCAGCAGTACCAGGCTCCAGGTGGATACCCTCCTCAGCAACCAGGTGCACCACCGCAGCAGCAATACGGTGTGCAGTACTCTG CAGGATACAGCTCTCAGCCCGGAGCCCCTCCGCCCGGCCCTCaacagccgcagcagcagcagcagtttcagaACTACCCTCCACCCACCTCCCAGGCTCCAGGCCCAGGTCCTGCCCCAACCCCTGGCTTTCAGGGAGGTCAGCAGCAGCCCCATCCACCTCAGGGAGCCCAGCAGTATCCACCAGGAGCCTTCCCTCCCCAAAACTATACCTCCCAGGCCTCCCAGCCTGCCAACTACAACATGCCCCCGAGCTCCCAGCCTGGCTCGGGGTACCAACCCCGCCCAGGGTTCACCCCACCTCCAGGTAACCCTGGCACTCCTCCGCCTGGAGCTGCTAATCCCTACGCCCGCAACCGTCCCCCTTACGGGCAGGGCTATACTCAGCCAGGTCCTGGATACcggtaa
- the tfg gene encoding protein TFG isoform X3, protein MNGQLDLSGKLIIKAQLGDDIRRIPIHNEDITYDELVLMMQRVFRGKLQSNDEVTIKYKDEDDDLITIFDSSDLSFAIQCSRILKLTLFVNGQPRPLESSQVKYLRRELIELRNKVNNLLDSLEPPSEPGLTSTAPESESVDGRDGKVVAADSSVKQAPPVSAASMSAFDPLKNQDEVNKNVISAFGLSEDQAPVVAPAVAAEERSGTPDSIASSSSAAPQPGVAPQQQPPYAGVQQGPPAGMDGQVYQQYQAPGGYPPQQPGAPPQQQYGVQYSGYSSQPGAPPPGPQQPQQQQQFQNYPPPTSQAPGPGPAPTPGFQGGQQQPHPPQGAQQYPPGAFPPQNYTSQASQPANYNMPPSSQPGSGYQPRPGFTPPPGNPGTPPPGAANPYARNRPPYGQGYTQPGPGYR, encoded by the exons ATGAACGGCCAGCTGGACCTGAGCGGGAAGCTGATCATCAAAGCCCAGCTGGGCGACGACATTAGACGCATTCCTATCCACAATGAAGACATTACATACGATGAGCTGGTGCTGATGATGCAGCGCGTCTTCCGGGGGAAGCTGCAGAGCAACGACGAGGTCACCATCAAATACAAGGATGAAG acgATGATCTCATCACTATCTTTGACAGCTCTGACCTGTCCTTTGCAATCCAGTGCAGTAGAATACTCAAACTGACATTATTTG TGAATGGTCAGCCGCGGCCCTTGGAATCCAGTCAGGTGAAATATTTGCGCAGAGAGCTGATCGAGCTCAGGAATAAAGTCAACAACCTCCTTGACAGCCTGGAGCCCCCCTCAGAGCCCGGTCTGACTTCTACAGCACCAGAAAGTG AGTCGGTGGACGGACGCGATGGAAAAGTTGTAGCAGCGGACTCTTCAGTGAAACAGGCCCCTCCGGTCAGTGCAGCCAGCATGTCGGCCTTTGACCCGTTAAAAAACCAGGACGAGGTCAACAAGAATGTCATTTCTGCTTTTGGTCTGAGCGAGGACCAGGCCCCAG TAGTGGCCCCAGCGGTTGCGGCAGAGGAGCGCTCAGGAACACCTGACAGCATCGCCTCCTCCTCGTCTGCGGCGCCTCAGCCCGGAGTGGCCCCCCAGCAACAGCCCCCCTATGCTGGAGTACAGCAGGGACCCCCAGCTGGAATGGATG GTCAGGTGTATCAGCAGTACCAGGCTCCAGGTGGATACCCTCCTCAGCAACCAGGTGCACCACCGCAGCAGCAATACGGTGTGCAGTACTCTG GATACAGCTCTCAGCCCGGAGCCCCTCCGCCCGGCCCTCaacagccgcagcagcagcagcagtttcagaACTACCCTCCACCCACCTCCCAGGCTCCAGGCCCAGGTCCTGCCCCAACCCCTGGCTTTCAGGGAGGTCAGCAGCAGCCCCATCCACCTCAGGGAGCCCAGCAGTATCCACCAGGAGCCTTCCCTCCCCAAAACTATACCTCCCAGGCCTCCCAGCCTGCCAACTACAACATGCCCCCGAGCTCCCAGCCTGGCTCGGGGTACCAACCCCGCCCAGGGTTCACCCCACCTCCAGGTAACCCTGGCACTCCTCCGCCTGGAGCTGCTAATCCCTACGCCCGCAACCGTCCCCCTTACGGGCAGGGCTATACTCAGCCAGGTCCTGGATACcggtaa